In Clostridia bacterium, a single genomic region encodes these proteins:
- a CDS encoding type II toxin-antitoxin system PemK/MazF family toxin — protein MRTPLRGEVWLVDLDPVGGSEQAGRRPGLVVSVDLFNRGPADLVVVIPLTTREKGIPWHVAVEPPEGGLKEKSFIKCEDLRSVAKERLLSRLGAVSAETLAAVEDRLRILLGI, from the coding sequence ATGAGGACCCCTCTGCGCGGCGAAGTTTGGCTCGTAGACCTCGACCCCGTCGGCGGGAGCGAGCAGGCTGGACGCCGACCGGGGCTCGTGGTTTCGGTCGATCTTTTCAACCGCGGGCCGGCTGACCTGGTGGTCGTGATCCCCCTGACCACCCGGGAGAAAGGCATTCCCTGGCACGTGGCGGTCGAGCCGCCGGAAGGCGGGCTCAAAGAAAAGAGCTTCATCAAGTGCGAAGACCTGCGCTCGGTAGCCAAGGAACGACTCCTAAGCCGGCTGGGGGCGGTGTCCGCTGAAACTTTGGCGGCGGTGGAGGACCGGCTCAGGAT
- a CDS encoding toxin-antitoxin system protein: protein MATAIVRVSKAAWHTLKDLSERRGETMQEIVDKALEEYRRKLFLEEANRAFAEIRNNPQAWQEELEERKAWDAAIADGLEEGE from the coding sequence ATGGCCACAGCGATAGTTCGGGTGAGCAAGGCCGCCTGGCACACCCTGAAAGACCTCTCCGAGCGGCGTGGAGAAACGATGCAGGAGATTGTTGACAAGGCGCTGGAGGAATACCGGCGCAAGCTCTTCTTGGAGGAGGCCAACCGAGCTTTCGCGGAAATCAGAAACAATCCCCAAGCCTGGCAGGAGGAGCTTGAAGAGCGAAAGGCTTGGGATGCGGCAATCGCCGACGGCCTGGAGGAAGGGGAATGA